The Polaribacter sp. Q13 sequence GTTTTCTTTCTTTTTAGAATCATCCTTCTTAGCGCTCTTTATTTTTGGTGAAAAATTAATGGGACAAAAACTCCATTTCTTAACAGGATTCTTGGTGTTTCTAGGTTCTTGGGCAAGTGGTTGGTTTATTTTAGCTACCAATGCTTGGATGCAACACCCTGTAGGTTATGAAATTTTAGAAAACGGTAAATATGTTCTAGAAAATTTTTCAGCCTTGTTTAGTAATCCTTGGTTGTTGCCTGCTTTTTTACACAATCAAATGGCCTCTGTTGTAACCTCTTCTTTTGTGGTAGCAAGTATTGGTGCTTTTTATATCTTAAGAAAAAAACAATTAGAATACGGAAAACTATTTTTAAAAACAGGTGTAATTTTCGGATTAATATCTAGTTTACTAGTTGCTTTTCCAACAGGAGATTGGAATGCTAAGAATGTTGCAGAACACCAACCAGCGTCTTTTGCAGCTATGGAAGGAATTTTTGAAACTGAAGAAGCTGGAGCAGAAATTGTTTTGGTTGGTCAGCCAAATATGGTAGACAAAAAACTAGATAATAAAATTGCAGTTCCTAATATTTTAAGTTTTTTAACCCATCAAGATTGGAACAAGCAGATTCCAGGAATGGATCAATTTAAAGAAGAAGAATTGCCAGATAATATTCCGGCTCTTTATTATTCTTATCATATAATGGTTGGTTTAGGTACTATATTTATTGGTATAATGGCTTTAGCATTATTCTTTTTATGGCGAAAAAAACTGTATACTTTTAAGCCAATACTTTGGTTTATTATGTTTTTAGTGCCGTTTCCATATATCGCAAATCTTACGGGTTGGTATACGGCAGAATTAGGGAGACAACCGTATTTAGTATATGGATTGTTAAAAACAAGCGATGGTATTTCGCCAACTGTCTCATCTGGTAACACCTTATTTACTTTATTAGGTTTTGTGGCTTTATATATGCTACTTGGTTTATTATTTTTAGTACTCGTTGGAAAAACTATTAACGAAGGTCCAAAACTTCAAAAACATTAAACTATGGAAATATTTTGGTACATAACAATAGCAACTGTTTTAGGAATCTTTTTTGTTTTAGACGGATATGATTTTGGAACAGGAATTATTCATTTATTTTTTGCTAAAAAAGAAAAAGACAAAGAAGTAATTGCAAAATCTGCAGGATTATTTTGGGATTCTAATGAGGTTTGGTTAGTTGCTGCAGGAGGAATGCTTTTTATGGCTTTTCCTACGTTTTATGCTTCGGTTTTTAGTGGCTTTTACTTACCCTTAATCATCGTTTTATGGTTAATTATTTTTAGAGCAATTGGGTTAGAGTTTAGAAGTCAATTTAAATATCAAATGTGGAGAGACATTTGGGATGTTTCTTTTGGAGTTTCTAGTTTGTTATTAGCCTTATTTTTTGGTATTGCATTAGGAAACATTGTGAGAGGTGTAAATTTAGGTGCAGTAGAAAACGGAATCGCTTTACACGAAGGGCATTATTTTTTCTTGCCACTTTGGGATAGTAGTTTTAGTCCGTTAAGTGCTACACCAGGAGTAATCGATTGGTTTACCATAATTATAGGTTTAATTTCTGTAGTTACTTTGGCAATACATGGTGCAAATTGGGTGGTTTTAAAAACCAATTCTTCTATAAACGAGAAACTAAAAGGTATTGTTTTTAAATTGAATATTGCTTTGGCAGTTTTAACGATATTTTCTTTATTTGTTTGGCAAATAGTGAATCCTAATTCTTTAAATAACTTTGTTGATAAACCTTATTTATTGGTGTTTCCTCTTATTTATCTTACAGGATTAATCGGCTTGTTTTTTATCAAAAAAATTAAAAAAGATATTCATGCTTTTTGGTTGTCAACCTTATTAATATTAGGGGGAATTACATCTTCTTTAGCATCTTTGTTCCCTGTGATTTTACCTTCTGTAAATGATATTCATGAACCACTAACTATTTATAATACCGCTGCTTCCGAGTATGGATTATCAGTAGCTTTAGTATGGGGAATTATAGGTTTTATTCTACTTGTAATTTATGCAATTATTCAAAAAAGATTAATGGGCGGTAAAGTAGATAAAATGGATTATGGGCATTAGTCTAAATCGAGTATTATGACAGAAACTTTAATTTCTTTATTAAGTATTTTAATAGGAATAATTGGAGCAATTGCAACTGGAGTTCTATTTAAAAAATATTCATTTGGAATTGTTGGCAATACAATTGCAGGTGTTTTTGGCAGTATCTTTTTAATTAAGTTTTTTGGAAGACTTGGTTTTAACCCACAATCTATAATGCATAATGGAACATTTCATGGATGGCTTCTTGGTCTAAATTTTATGGTTTCTCTTTTAGGTGGTATATTAGGGTTGATTGTAATTAGTATGATTAAAAGAAAATTAAGTAAAAAATAAGGAAGAGAATTTCTAGAAAAATAATCAAACATATATGGTGTTTGATTATTTTTTGTACATTTGTTAACCGTTTGGTTAAACTATTTAGTTGATGATGAAAAATAAGAAAAACGAAAATACTGAAAGTCAAATTTTAGAAGCTGCAAAGTCCATTTTTCAGATAAAAGGAATGGATGGGGCTCGTATGCAGGAAATTGCGAATGAGGCAGGCATAAACAAAGCAATGTTGCACTATTATTATAGAAGTAAACAATTACTTTTTGAAGCTGTTTTTATAAATGCTTTTTCCTTATTAGCGCCTCAAATAAATGCTATTTTAAATGACGATTCATCCATAGAAAATAAAATACGAAATTTTTCTTCGAACTATATTTCGTTTATTGAGCAGCATCCTTATTTGCCTAATTTTATTATTCAAGAATTAAATAGAAATCCTGATTTTATGTTAAAAATGAAAGGAAATAATGGATTTCCAAATCTAGAAAAATTTAAAAAACAGGTAGCTCTTGAAGTTAAAAATGGTACTATCAAAAATGTTAATGCAGCACAATTATTTATCAATATTCTAGCCTTAAATGTATTTCCTTTTATAGCCAAGCCTTTAATTCAAGGTTTAATAGCAGTTGAAGAAGACGGATTTCAGCAACTCATAGAAGATCGTAAAACTGAAGTTGCCGACTTTATCATTAATTCAATAAAAAAATAAGATGAAAAAAGTAGTATTCATTTTAATAACAGTACTAAGTATCTCGGCATTCGCCCAAGAAAGTTTAACGCTTAATGATTGTTATAATTTAGTAGAAACAAATTATCCTTTAATTAAGCAACATCAGTTGTTAGAGAAGCAACATCAACTAGATACAGAAATTATTTCGAATTCGAAATTGCCACAAATTAACTTAGATGCACAAGCAACGTATCAATCTGAAGTTATTCAAATTCCGATTCCGAGTGCGAATATAGATCCCTTAAATAAAGATCAATACAAAGCAACTTTATCTGTAAATCAATTGATTTATAATGGTGGTTTAACAGCTGCGAATTTAAAGGTTAAAAAAGCACAATTAAAAACAAAACAAAAACAAGTTGATGCCAACATCTATCAGTTAAAAGCACAAATTAATCAACTGTATTTTTCTGTTCTATTAACCCAAGAAACGTTCAACTTATTAGGAGCTAAAAAAAAGCAATTAGAAGCTAAACTAAAGGAAGTACAATCGGGTATAAAACACGGCGTTTTATTGCCTTCTTCTGATAGTGTTTTAGAGGCTGAAATCTTAAAAATTAAACAACAATTTATAGCAATTGAAAGTCAGAAAACAACTTTAATTAATACTTTATCGAGTATAATTGGGCAATCTGTAAGTACCGCTACAAAATTTGAAAAACCTTTAGTTAAAACGGAATTACAAACGGAAATATCAAGACCAGAACTAGATTTATTTCAATTGAAAAAGGAAGAAATAAACAGTCAGGAAGCATTAATTTCTAAACAAAATTCGGTAAAATTAAATGGCTTTGCAACTGGCGGTTATGGAAATCCTGGATTAAATATGTTGGATAACTCTTTTCAGACATATTATATAGTGGGCGTTAAATTACATTGGAATGTATTTGATTGGAATACCAACAAAAAGCAACAAGCAACAGTGGCAATTAACAAAGATATTATTGAAAATGAAACTGAAATTTTTAAATTAAATACCAATATAGAACTCAACAAACAACAACAAGAAATAGAAAAGATTTCAGCTTTTATAAATTCGGATGAAGAGATCATCAATCTTCGGAAGAAAGTATTGAAAACATTAGATTCTCAACTTAAAAATGGTGTCATCACATCTTCGGTTTATATTACAGAATTTACCAATTTATTTGAAGCAGAAAACACTTTATTAAGACATAAAATACAAGTGCAATTAGCAAAAGCAAATTATAATACGATAAAAGGAAAGTAAATTTTTACCGCTGATATACGCAGAAAAAACATACAAAATGAAAAACTATAATTACATATTAACATTAAGCATAATTGCTACAACTCTATTTTCCTGTGGAAATAACAACGATAAAGCAGATGGTTATGGAAATTTTGAAGCTACAGAAATAACTATTTCGGCAGAAAATAACGGGAAATTAATGAAGTTTTCTATAGAAGAAGGAGATCAATTAGGAAAAGATCAATTTGTTGGTTTTATAGATACAGTGCAATTAGCTTTAAAACGAGAACAATTAATCGTTTCAAAGTCTGTAATTAGCTCCAAGTCTAAAGGAGTTTTATCACAGATTTCTGTGTTAAATTCAAAATTAAATACTGCCAGAATTAATAAAAATAGAGTAGAGAATTTAATTAAAGACAATGCCGGTACACAAAAACAATTAGATGATGTTTCTGGTGAAATAGATGTTATTAAAAGTCAGATTAAAAGTGTAGAAATACAAAATGCACCTGTTGTAAACGAACTAAAAAGTATTGATGTTCAATTAAAACAAATTGACGATCAAATTAAAAAAAGTAAAATAATAAACCCTGTAAACGGAACCGTTTTAACCAAGTTTGCAGAACCAAATGAAATTACTGCTTTTGGAAAGCCTTTGTATAAAATTGCAGATTTAAGTACTATGGAACTACGTGTTTATATTAGTGAAACACAATTGGCAAACATTAAAATCGGACAAAAAGTTACGGTTAAAATTGATGCTACCGAAGATATGAAATCTTTTGAAGGTACTGTTAGTTGGATCGCTTCTGAAGCGGAATTTACGCCTAAAATTATTCAAACTAAAGAAGAACGTGTTGCTTTAGTATATGCAGTAAAAGTTAATGTGGCAAATGACGGAAGCTTAAAAATTGGAATGCCAGCAGAAATGTGGTTTGGCAATTCAGATACTAATAATTAATAAATACTCAAACGATGAAGCCTATATTTTATGTATTAATGCTGTTTGCTTTAGTGAGTTGTAAACCAACTAAGAAACAAGAAGCTGCAGAAGTAAATGATCTATATTCTAATTCTTGGATACAAGAAATTAAACTAGATAATGGTAAGAAATGGCAAGCGAATTCTGAAACGAATGAAGGTGTGTTAAAAATGCAAAATAGCATTAAAGATTTTTCATCCAATACATTAGAAGGCTATTATGAATTGGCAGAAAAATTGAATGTAGATAAAAACTATGTGATAAAGAACTGCACCATGAAAGGAGATTCGCATGATAATTTACATGTTTGGCTTTTACCCTTAATTGCAAAATTAGATGCACTTTCGGAAGCGAATACAATTGAAGAAGCTGCAAAATTAAAACAAAGTATCGAGGAGAATATTAATGAATACGCTGATTATTTCAACTAAAAATGAAACAGAAATTCTTACATATTATCGGAGCTGTATTTGCTTTATTTCTGGGGGTAATGTCCGCTTTCGCGGGGACCACTGTGTTACTTGGTGCTGAGTCTAAAGACTATAATGTATTGAAATGGCTTGTAATTTATAATGTGGTTCTTGGAGTTATTTCTATTGTTACGGCCTTTCTAATTTGGAAGAATGTACCAATTAGCAAAAAGTTGATTCTAGTTATTTTAGGAATGCATTTTTCAATCTTTTTGTATCTGAAATTTATAAGTGAAACTGTTGCTGTAGAAAGTATTCAAGCCATGGTTTTTAGAGTAAGTGTTTGGGTGGTAATTGCAATTCTAATCATTGTAATTCCAAAATATTTTTATAAAAAATAAGTATAAACTGATGAGCATTACGGTTTCTAACATATCAAAATCTTATAAAAACGTAAAGGCTTTAGAAGACATTTCTTTTGAAGTAAAACCAGGAGAACTTTTTGGCTTGATTGGTCCGGATGGAGCAGGTAAAACTACTTTGTTTAGAGTGTTAACCACGCTTTTAATTGCTAATGAAGGTGTTGCAACCGTTGCTGGTTTTGATGTAATTACAGACTATAAAAGTATTCGAAAAAACGTTGGCTATATGCCAGGGAAATTTTCATTGTATCAAGATTTAACTGTAGAGGAAAATTTAGATTTTTTTGCTACTATTTTCGGTACAACGATAGATGAAAATTACGATTTAATTAAAGATATTTATGTTCAAATAGAACCGTTTAAGAATCGTAGGGCAGGAAAATTATCTGGCGGAATGAAACAAAAACTAGCCTTATGTTGTGCTTTAATTCACAAACCAAAAGTGTTGTTTTTAGATGAACCAACAACAGGAGTTGATCCCGTTTCTAGAAAAGAATTTTGGGAAATGTTAAAACGTTTGCAGAAAAAAGACATCACCATTTTGGTTTCTACACCGTATATGGATGAAGCTGCTTTGTGTGATAGAATAGCTTTAATTCAGGATGGGAAAATTTTAGAAATTGATACACCAGAAGCCATTGTAAAACATTATCCGTATCAAATTTACAATGTAGGGGCAAATAACATGTATCAGCTTATCAATAATTTAAAAGAGTATGAATATAACCATAGTGTATATCCTTTTGGAGAGTTTGTGCATTATACAGATACAAGAGCAGATTTTAATCCAGATGATTTAAAAACATACTTGGAATCTAAAAACCTATCTAATGTTTTAATTGAAAAAACATCAGCAACTATTGAGGATACTTTTATGGAACTAGCAAAATAAACAGCGTATTAGACCTCACAGGTTTTTAAAACCTGTGAGGTCTCTAATAAAACAAAATGAACAACAACAAAGTCATACAAGTAGAAGAATTAACCAAAATGTTTGGAGATTTTTCAGCCGTCAACAAAATTACTTTTGAGGTAGAAAAAGGCGAAATATTTGGTTTTTTAGGCGCAAATGGTGCAGGAAAAACGACGGCAATGAAAATGCTGATTGGTATTTCTACTCCGACTTCAGGTAAAGCAAAAGTGGCAGGTTTTGATGTGTTTACACATGCAGAGGATATCAAAAAAAATATTGGGTATATGAGTCAGAAGTTTGCTTTGTATGACGATTTAACCGTGAAAGAAAATATCACCTTTTTTGGTGGAATTTATGGTTTGACAAGAAAACGTATCAAAGAAAAATCAGCAATTTTAATAGCAGAATTAGGCTTAGAAAGTGTTGCTAAGAAATTGGTAGGTTCATTACCATTGGGTTGGAAACAAAAGTTATCCTTTTCGGTGTCTTTGCTTCACGACCCAAAAATTGTTTTTTTAGATGAACCCACTGGAGGCGTAGATCCAATTACTAGGCGTCAGTTTTGGGAATTGATTTACAAAGCTGCGCACCAAGGAACTACTGTTTTTGTAACTACACATTATATGGATGAAGCAGAATATTGCGATAGAGTTTCCATCATGATAAATGGTAAAATAGAAGCTTTAGACACGCCAAAAAAATTAAAAGAACAGTTTAAAGTGGATAATATGAATGATGTGTTTTTAAAACTTGCAAGGGGCTGAAAAACTTTCCCGCAGATCACGCGGATTTACGCAGAAAAGAGATTGAAAAAATCTGCGCTTATCTGTGTGATCCGCGAGAGTGACAAATGAAAAAAAACAAAAGTTATGGAAGGAAAAACGGAAAATGAAATATCCTATATAATTAGAGGAGCTATTTTTAAAGTTTATAATGAATTGGGTCCAGGTTTGTTAGAATCTGTTTACGAAACAGTTTTATCTTACGAAATAGAAAAAGAAGGGTTAACTGTTAAAAGGCAAGTAATATTACCAATATTTTATGATGATATTGAACTAAATAATGGATATCGATTAGATATATTAGTAAATGATAAAGTAATAGTAGAAATAAAATCTGTTGAAAAATTAGCTAAGGTTCATCATAAGCAAGTACTCACTTATTTAAAACTTTCAAAATTGAAATTAGGAATATTAGTCAATTTTAATGAAGATAATATTACAAAAGGAATTTTTAGAAAAGTAAACGGGTTATAGATTTTCCCGCATATGAGCGTAAAAGAAAAAATAAAACACACTGATTAAAAAAACTTCGGATATCTGCGAAATCAGCGAGAGGTAAAGAGTTGATTAGTATGTGTTTGACGTAGATTACGCTGATTTTCGCAGAAAAGAGAATAAAAAAATCTGCGATAATCCGTGAAATCAGCGGGAGGTAAATCCGCCAGAGAAAAAAATATAAAATGAAAAGATTTATAGGCTTTATAAAGAAGGAATTCTACCATATATTTAGAGATAGACGCTCGTTGTTTATCCTCTTTGGAATGCCGATTGCCCAAATTATGCTTTTTGGTTTTGCTATTACCAACGAAATCAACAATGTAGATATTGCTATTTTAGATCATTCTAAGGATGCAACTACAGAGGAAATTATTAATAAAATAGCGGCTTCGAAATATTTCAGCATCAAGCAAATTATTGAAAAAGAAGCTGATATTGAAACTATTTTTAAAAAAGGACATGTAAAAGCTGTTTTAAATTTTGAAAAAGATTTTAGTAAAAACCTTATCAAAGAAAACAAAGCAACGGTTCAGATAATTACGGATGCCACAGACCCAAATACAGCCAATACCATTAGTAATTTTGTAAATGCGATTCTGCAAAAATATCAACAAGAATTAAATAAAGAAATTACAATTGCGTATCAAATTATTCCACAAACACGTATGGTTTACAACCCAGAACTAAAAAGTGTGTACATGTTTGTGCCTGGTGTTATGACTATTATTTTGATGTTGGTTTCTGCAATGATGACCTCTATTTCTATTACCAAAGAAAAGGAATTGGGCACCATGGAAATACTTTTAGTGTCACCAATAAAACCGTTTCAAGTAATTATAGGAAAAGTATTTCCTTATATTTTTCTGTCTATAATTAATGCGGTTGTTATTGTCTTGCTGAGTATTTTTATCTTTAAAATGCCGGTTCAGGGAAGTTTATTGTTGTTAGGTTTAGAAAGTGTTTTATTTATTATTTCAGCACTGGCCTTAGGTATTTTAATATCCACTATTTCGGCTACGCAACAAACTGCCATGATGATTTCTTTAATGGGGTTAATGCTTCCTGTAATTTTATTATCGGGTTTTATATTTCCAATAACAAGTATGCCATTTCCATTGCAAGTGATCAGTAATATTATACCTGCAAAATGGTTTATCATCATTATAAAGGGCATTATGTTAAAAGGTGTTGGGTTACAATATGTGTGGAAAGAAACCTTAATTTTATTAGGAATGACTGTGTTTTTTATCGCCTTAAGTATTAAAAAATATAAAATTAGATTGGAGTGAAACAGTTTGCAGTAGCAGTAATCAGTAGCAGTTGACAGTCACAGTATTCAGTTAAACAAAAAAGTGAAATTTAGATAATAAATGATAGTGGTTAGAGAGAATATTGGACAGTACTAAAAACGTCTTTTTTCTCTGTTTTATTCTCTTTATTCTTTTAAAAATATGAAAACAATATTATACATCATACAGAAAGAATTTAAGCAAATCTTTAGAAATAAAGGAATGCTTCCAATCATTTTTGTTTTACCGTTATTACAACTCGTTATATTATCTAATGCAGCTACTTTTGAAGTGAAAAACATTAAATTTGGCTATATCGATCATGATCATACCTCAACCTCTAGGGCATTGATAGAAAAATTTAATGCTTCTACTTATTTTGATGTATTAACCGATTTTCCATCGGAAGAATTAGCAAGTTCAGAAATGCTAAAAGGAAAGGTAGATGTTGTGTTAGAAATCCCCCACTACTTTGAGCGCGATTTACAAAAAGATAAATACAATAAATTAGGAATAACTATTAACGCTATTGATGGAGCAGCAGCAGGTGTAGAAAACGTTTATGTAACACAAATTGTACAAAGTTTTAATCAACAGATAAAAACAGATTTATTGCAAATTTCAGACAAACAAATTCAACCAATTAGTATTGCAACCATTCCTTTATTCTGGTATAATAAAACATTGAATTACAAAACATTTATGGTTCCGGGAATTCTTGTTTTGTTGGTTACCATGATTACTTTATTCCTTTCAGGGATGAATATTGTTCGAGAAAAAGAAATAGGAACTTTAGAACAAATAAACGTTACACCCATTAAAAAAAGTCAGTTTATAATTGGTAAACTTTTTCCGTTTTGGGTGATAGGAATGGGCTTGTTAACGGTGGGGTTAATTTTAGCAAAACTGATATTTAACGTTCCAATGATTGGTAGTTTACCTCTCCTATATTTATACACTTCTATTTATATTTTGGTAATTTTAGGCATCGGTCTATTCATTTCTAACTTTACGGATACACAACAGCAAGCCATGTTTATTGCTTGGTTTTTTACTGTTATTTTTATTTTGATGAGTGGCTTATTTACACCTATCGAAAGTATGCCAGAGTGGGCGCAAATAGTTACAGAATTCAATCCAATAAAATATTTTGTAGAGGTTATGCGAATGGTAATGCTTAAAGGTGCTGGTTTTACAGATATTCTTCCTCAGTTATTAAAAACATTATTTTATGCCATTGTTATGAATAGTTTAGCCGTTTGGAGTTATAAGAAAACCTCATAAATAGTATGAGTTATTATTAGAAAATCGAAGGTTAAGTTAGTGTTGTGGCTACGTAATTATTACCTTGCAGTAGGAAAAGAATACAGCATTCAAAAATTGTATTCAGATTAGTTCTTTTTAATAAATAGGATTTAAGAAATGTCAAACACAAAAAAATTCGGCACATTTGCAGGTGTTTTTACACCATCAATACTTACCATTCTAGGTGTAATTATGTACATGCGTTTGGGTTGGGTAGTTGGAAACGCAGGTTTATTAGGCGCTATTCTAATTATAATAATTGCGCATGTAATTTCTATCTCAACCGGTTTAAGTGTATCTTCTATTGCTACTGATAAAAAAATTGGTGCAGGCGGAATTTACTATGTCCTTTCTAGAAGTATGGGAGTGCCAATTGGTGGTTCTATTGGTATTGCCTTGTATGTGGGAACCGCTTTTTCTATCGCACTGTATTTAATAGGTTTTGCAGAAAGTTTTAATGGATATTTTGGCTTTGGAATGACTATAAATGATTACAGAGTTACAGGAACTATTGCCCTTGTAGTGCTAACGGCATTGGCATTAATTAGTACTTCTGCTGCTATAAAATCACAATATTTTATTTTAGGTGCAATTGTGTTATCACTTGTTTCCATATTTTTTGGATCACCCGATTTTGCACCACAATCAGTTCCAATGTTTTCTTCCGGAGGAGCTGTTCCTTTAGAAGTGGTATTTGCTATATTTTTCCCTGCTGTTACTGGTTTTACAGCCGGTATAGCCATGAGCGGAGATTTAGAAGACCCGAAACGCTCTATTCCAAGAGGTACTTTATTTGCCATTGGAGTTGGTTTACTAGTCTATTTAGTATTAGCCGTTTTTATAGCCTACACCATAAATGCTGATGTTTTAAAAACAGATTATAATATTTTAATGAAAGTAGCCTTTTTTGCTCCTGCCGTAATTGCTGGGGTTTGGGGAGCCACATTATCATCCGCCTTAGGCGGAATTTTAGGCGGACCAAGAATTTTACAAGCCATGTCTGTAGATAAAGTTACCCCTCGTTTTTTTGCCAAAGGTAGCGGTGAAAGTAATGAACCTGTAAACGCGTTATTATTGGTGTTTCTAATTGCAGAAGCCGGAATTTTAATTGGTGAATTAGATGTTATTGCACGTGTAGTATCGATGTTTTATTTAACTGCTTATGGTTTTATTAATATCTCTTATTTTTTAGAAAGTTGGGCAAATCCAGACTTTCAACCCACTTTTAAAATTAAAAGATGGATTGGTTTGGTTGGTTTTGTAGCTTGTTTTGGGGTGATGTTTAAACTAGATATGATTGCAATGATAGGGGCTTTGGCTGTAATTAGTGGTTTGTATTTTATGTTACAACGCAAGGAAGTGAAAATAAATTCTACCGATATCTGGAAAAGTGTTTGGGAAAATGTGGTGAATAAAGGATTGATGAAGATTGATACAAAACATGATATTAACGCTAGTTGGAACCCAAATATTATTCTTTTTAGTGGTAGCAGTGAACATCAAGGATATTTATTAGAACTAAGTAAAGCTATTTCTGGTAAAATAGGTGTGGTTACCAATTTTAAGTTGATTGTAGATAAAAAGAACAAAATTCCTTTAAAAAAGACAGAACAGGTTGTTAGAGAAGATATCTATAATGATTTAGGAATTTTTGCAAGACAAATAAAAGTAGATAATCTGTATAAAGGAATCACCAACATTGCCACAACTTTTGGGTTTTCTGGTATAGAACCAAATACAATTATGATGGGTTGGCCAAAGGGACTTGAGGGTTCTTCAGAATATGAAGAAATGACGGAGACCTTACTCTACTTAGATTATAATTTATTGTATTTAGATTTTGACAGAAAATCGAAATTTGGTCGATATCAAACCATCGATTTATGGTGGCGAGAAACCGATAGTAAAAATGCAGAAATGATGCTAAATATTGCTCGTTTTATTATTGCTGCTCCTAAGTGGGATCAAACTTCTATTCGTGTTTTATTTGTAGATAATAACGATGTAAACCCAACTATTATTCAAGCTAAAATAGCTAAACTAGTAGAAGATCTTAGGGTACTTGTAGAAATTGTGATTGTAGAAAATGTTGTAGACCAAATTCCTTTTTACGATTTGATAAAAAAATATTCAAAATCTACGGACTTAACTGTAGTAGGAATTCCGAATTATAAAATTGAAAAACAAGCGCAATTTATACTTAAAACAAATGATTTGTTCGAAACTATTGGTTCTACTTTATTGGTAAAAGCAGCTAATAATTTTAATGTGCTAGATTTAGATTTTGTGGAAGTAAAATAGGTAAACCAGTGTAACATTAGATACCGTTATTCTTCTTTATTCAACTTAAATTTGTTTTTCAAGAACAAATT is a genomic window containing:
- a CDS encoding ABC transporter ATP-binding protein; its protein translation is MSITVSNISKSYKNVKALEDISFEVKPGELFGLIGPDGAGKTTLFRVLTTLLIANEGVATVAGFDVITDYKSIRKNVGYMPGKFSLYQDLTVEENLDFFATIFGTTIDENYDLIKDIYVQIEPFKNRRAGKLSGGMKQKLALCCALIHKPKVLFLDEPTTGVDPVSRKEFWEMLKRLQKKDITILVSTPYMDEAALCDRIALIQDGKILEIDTPEAIVKHYPYQIYNVGANNMYQLINNLKEYEYNHSVYPFGEFVHYTDTRADFNPDDLKTYLESKNLSNVLIEKTSATIEDTFMELAK
- a CDS encoding ABC transporter ATP-binding protein encodes the protein MNNNKVIQVEELTKMFGDFSAVNKITFEVEKGEIFGFLGANGAGKTTAMKMLIGISTPTSGKAKVAGFDVFTHAEDIKKNIGYMSQKFALYDDLTVKENITFFGGIYGLTRKRIKEKSAILIAELGLESVAKKLVGSLPLGWKQKLSFSVSLLHDPKIVFLDEPTGGVDPITRRQFWELIYKAAHQGTTVFVTTHYMDEAEYCDRVSIMINGKIEALDTPKKLKEQFKVDNMNDVFLKLARG
- a CDS encoding TolC family protein; amino-acid sequence: MKKVVFILITVLSISAFAQESLTLNDCYNLVETNYPLIKQHQLLEKQHQLDTEIISNSKLPQINLDAQATYQSEVIQIPIPSANIDPLNKDQYKATLSVNQLIYNGGLTAANLKVKKAQLKTKQKQVDANIYQLKAQINQLYFSVLLTQETFNLLGAKKKQLEAKLKEVQSGIKHGVLLPSSDSVLEAEILKIKQQFIAIESQKTTLINTLSSIIGQSVSTATKFEKPLVKTELQTEISRPELDLFQLKKEEINSQEALISKQNSVKLNGFATGGYGNPGLNMLDNSFQTYYIVGVKLHWNVFDWNTNKKQQATVAINKDIIENETEIFKLNTNIELNKQQQEIEKISAFINSDEEIINLRKKVLKTLDSQLKNGVITSSVYITEFTNLFEAENTLLRHKIQVQLAKANYNTIKGK
- the cydB gene encoding cytochrome d ubiquinol oxidase subunit II, whose translation is MEIFWYITIATVLGIFFVLDGYDFGTGIIHLFFAKKEKDKEVIAKSAGLFWDSNEVWLVAAGGMLFMAFPTFYASVFSGFYLPLIIVLWLIIFRAIGLEFRSQFKYQMWRDIWDVSFGVSSLLLALFFGIALGNIVRGVNLGAVENGIALHEGHYFFLPLWDSSFSPLSATPGVIDWFTIIIGLISVVTLAIHGANWVVLKTNSSINEKLKGIVFKLNIALAVLTIFSLFVWQIVNPNSLNNFVDKPYLLVFPLIYLTGLIGLFFIKKIKKDIHAFWLSTLLILGGITSSLASLFPVILPSVNDIHEPLTIYNTAASEYGLSVALVWGIIGFILLVIYAIIQKRLMGGKVDKMDYGH
- a CDS encoding TetR/AcrR family transcriptional regulator, with the translated sequence MMKNKKNENTESQILEAAKSIFQIKGMDGARMQEIANEAGINKAMLHYYYRSKQLLFEAVFINAFSLLAPQINAILNDDSSIENKIRNFSSNYISFIEQHPYLPNFIIQELNRNPDFMLKMKGNNGFPNLEKFKKQVALEVKNGTIKNVNAAQLFINILALNVFPFIAKPLIQGLIAVEEDGFQQLIEDRKTEVADFIINSIKK
- a CDS encoding cytochrome ubiquinol oxidase subunit I; protein product: MEDMIFYDRLQFAFTITFHYIFPQLTMGLSLMIVYFKWKYLRNNDEKYNNAAKFFMKIFAVNFTMGVVTGIPMEFQFGTNWAKFSELTGGIIGQTLAMEGMFSFFLESSFLALFIFGEKLMGQKLHFLTGFLVFLGSWASGWFILATNAWMQHPVGYEILENGKYVLENFSALFSNPWLLPAFLHNQMASVVTSSFVVASIGAFYILRKKQLEYGKLFLKTGVIFGLISSLLVAFPTGDWNAKNVAEHQPASFAAMEGIFETEEAGAEIVLVGQPNMVDKKLDNKIAVPNILSFLTHQDWNKQIPGMDQFKEEELPDNIPALYYSYHIMVGLGTIFIGIMALALFFLWRKKLYTFKPILWFIMFLVPFPYIANLTGWYTAELGRQPYLVYGLLKTSDGISPTVSSGNTLFTLLGFVALYMLLGLLFLVLVGKTINEGPKLQKH
- a CDS encoding HlyD family secretion protein, with protein sequence MKNYNYILTLSIIATTLFSCGNNNDKADGYGNFEATEITISAENNGKLMKFSIEEGDQLGKDQFVGFIDTVQLALKREQLIVSKSVISSKSKGVLSQISVLNSKLNTARINKNRVENLIKDNAGTQKQLDDVSGEIDVIKSQIKSVEIQNAPVVNELKSIDVQLKQIDDQIKKSKIINPVNGTVLTKFAEPNEITAFGKPLYKIADLSTMELRVYISETQLANIKIGQKVTVKIDATEDMKSFEGTVSWIASEAEFTPKIIQTKEERVALVYAVKVNVANDGSLKIGMPAEMWFGNSDTNN